The region aaaagcgatcaaaaaagccatatgtaccccaaaatggtaccagtaaaaactacagctcgtctcgcaaaaaataagccctcatagagctccgtacatcaaaaaataaaaaagttacaggactttgaatgcagcaatttagaatagaaaaaagatttccaaaaaaaaggggttttattgcagaaaagtgggaaaacctaaaaaaaaggtaagaattttggtatcattgtaaccgtaccgacccgcagaaaaaatggaatgtctcatttatgctgcatgattaacgctgtaaaaaagaaataaaaaaatctatggcagaattgatgcgttttctctccctgctatcataaaaaaaaaaattaaaaaattttacaatatagtctatgtaccccaaaagtggcaccgataaaaactacagtttgccacgcaaaaaacaagccgttatatggctgcgtcgacggaaaaataaaaaagttatgacttttgataaacggagaagaaaatccgccaaaaattgttgcgtccttaagcccaaaataggccatgtcatgaaggggttaatggggaaaacccctttaagtaaatatgGTGCTGAACAGCTAACTTTGTGGTTTAGGTCTATGCATACTTTTTTGCATCGGTCTGTTATAGATTCCAAGACTGTGGTATATTTTTATCTGGTGTGAACTGATTGATTGGAACCCGCATAATTTTCACCGGTAGCTGATGACTAGATATATGTAAGAATCTTTTGAGTAGTTTTAAACATTATTCTGAATAACCTGCAGTAATTTGTGATAGAAGCCCTGAACAAGTAGCTGCAGGCCTTACGTTATGTCGTACTACTTTAGAGAATTGACAGTGCGCTTTAGTAGTAGAATATCGGTCCATGCTCTAATCCCTCTACTGTTCTGCTTACACCGTAGCAACCAGGCAATATGTATGTTGGAAAGGAGAGAAAAACCAACCCCTGATATGTTTGGAGAATTGCTGCAAAAGGCTAGTACTATGGGAGACTTGAGGAACTGTCCTGTGAGTACTCAATATTaagtggtgtttttttgtttttttttccttctaatttTTCAAACCTTATGCAATTGCAAATGCCctttttctttctctgtttgtATTGTATACTGTAACTTTTAGGCTCTGTACCCTATTGTAGTGCAATATAAACTCCATTGCATTTGCAGAGCAATTGTGGTGAGAAAATTCGCATCCGTCGAGTGCTTATGAACGCCCCACAGATAATAACGATAGGACTGGTTTGGGACTCCGATCACTCGGATCTGGCTGAGGATGTTATTCACAGTCTTGGAACTTGCCTGAAGCTCGGAGATGTAAGTATCCTGTCGCTATATGCCTCATATTTTGGCCTTTTTAGCGTTCAAGTAGTGTCCAATAATAGACTAATATTAAGTGGTGTCCAATAATGGTAGTATATGCATCATCCAAGTCACTAATCACAATCGCTGTTCCATTTAATGTCCTTGTTGCATACAGCCTTGCTTTAGTAATTTGCTCTTTGCCATAACCAAATGTTCATGGCGTTAGGAAGTGACATTTTATGTAGTTATGGAAATTGCTGTCATGATTTATGTTTCTAATGCCATTATAAATGAATAATATTCTATTGTAGTCCACCTTGGGCTTTTGTATTAACCCGGGCGTTTAGATTAATCTGCTTAAAGGACATTTTCTTCTCAGTTATTTTATAGGGTTACAGACGACCGAGCGAAGCACTCCGAGCTCTATTTGGTTGGGATGATATGTTACTATGGCAAGCATTACTCCACCTTCTTCTTTCAAACCAAAATACGCAAGTGGATGTATTTTGATGATGCTCATGTAAAAGAGGTAATCCAAATAATTTGCCTaaaaataagggtggtttcacacttgtactttagattctgctttcctgctccattcgtggAGCAGAGAAGTGGAATCCCCACAGCCGAAGGGCTCTGTCTCTGGACTGAACCATAAGCACTGGgaggacccattgactataatggggtctgcccgcaTTCAACCCAGCTGGGGCAGAAAAAAAGCACTGCTTGTAGCTACATGGTTCCGACACCGATGTAAAATCGCCCTAAGCAGGTCTTTAAAGTTCTGATTCTTCAGGAGTCTAATTaaactgctgcagatttcaaatctgAAATATCGATTCCATCATGTCCACTTTGGGCCTTTTTTAAACAAGTTCTTGGATCTGTACACGCATCTGTCGTAACATGATTCACAGCAAACCGTATTTGTGTTTGGCAGTATACACTATTTTATGTTCATGCAAGTCATATTGGTTTTGCACTTCTGAGTTCAGAGTTGCCAGTTATTTTGGGAATTGCTATATCCATGATCCATGCTTAAATAGCATGTTGCATAATATGCATATAACATTGGATGCAGTGTGGCTGCAGTTGGTGCAAGGATCACCATGATTGACCAGAAACCGATCATGTAAGGATTTGTGCTTCAAATGCCTTTCGTGTTTGAGTTTTTGGATACGGGTGGTGTTCTTACTCTGATAATTGACTGCGAAGGATAAGGCGCTTTAAAGTCTTAACTCTATTGAACAATTTTTCAGCAAATTATACATTCCGCTTCCCCTATGTGTAGAAGCATCCTGTAATTATATGTTTAGATGGAAAATGATTCACAGACTTTAAAATGTTCTTACTTTGCTTTGTGACCATTTCTGCTGAGGAATGTTTTCACCAAAGGTCTTTCAGTGGGTATTCTTCACAACACCCCCATTATTGCACTGGCTTACATAACTTTTCCTCTGCTAACACAAGTGCATTGTAAAATGAAATATGCTGTTCTGTCTTCCACCTCTAAGTATGAAAGTCGGTGACTTTGTCTGTTTTTGCCATAGTGCAACTTTTCAGAAAAGTACAATCATGTGACAATGACAAGAAGAAACATGTGTATCCATCTCTCGAAGGTtatgtatatttttcttttattctagaTTGGCCCAAAATGGAAAGATGTAGTAACAAAATGCATAAAGGGGCACTATCAGCCATTACTACTCTTGTATGCTGATCCCAGAGGTACTCCGGTATCTGTTCCAGATGTCTTGTCTCAGATGGATATTCGGCAGTATAGCAGAACATGCTATGATAGTGAAGACTCTGGTAATTATTTCACACTTTGTAATCTAGAATTtggctattcttttttttttttttttttttttgtgtgtgtatgtccTAAACATAGCGCACTAACTATTGTATAAGGATTAAATAAAGTATATGCAGGAGGTTTGAATTGATAAATTACTGTGTCTTTGTTTTATACTACTTTCTTATCTTTAAGCCGGGTTGGTCACACTTGTGAAATTGTACCTTTTAGGCCGGGAGCCGTCCATCTCCAGTGACACCAGGACAGATTCCTCCACGGACAGCTATCACTACAAGCATTCACATCATGAGTCTGTGGTGAGCCACTTCTCCTCGGACTCCCAAGGCACGGTCATCTACAACCTGGAGAACGATGCAGCCTCACAGAGCAGTAGAGATACAGGTAACTGCTACTTGGGACATCTAGTTTCAAAATCTGTTCGTTCTTCATTCAAGCCCACCAGGTATAGTTAAAATAAGATGTCTATAATAACACTTTCCCTTAAAGTCAATCAAATGGATCTAGAAGTGTATAAAGCTATTCATTTACTAGGGAGCCTGATTGCATAATACTGCTTTGTGCTGTCGGGCCAACCCTTCTGCTCAGGCCTTCCCTGCATATGTTAACTACGAGGTCCTACAGAACTACAGCAGTTCTGTGTATGAGAAGCAGAAGTATatgtttttaattaattaataaataaatatatatatatatatatatatatatatatattaaaattataaaatgtgtgtgtaattttttattttattttctgtcagcagagctggatgaaggcttgtcgtttttttttgtttttttttttcaaaaatgagttgcatttttcagtagTTCTATATAAAGTGCTGAAAACAAAATAGATAAATCAATAAATgtacatttgtgtgtgtgtgtaaaaatatatatattttacttttttttttttccggcacaacttttaaaaactttttttatattaACTTTTTCATCGATTAGTGTTATTTGAAGGCTTGTCTCTTGCAGGATGacgtgtagtttctattggtgctatttttgttttgtttaattCCCATAGGGAACTTGAGGTTGTGATTTTTGTTTGATCTCCTATACAATATACAGCGGTAGTTCAGTATTACAGTAGATTGTATTTCTGCGGGCAGTCTATTAGCCCTGCCATAGACCTAACAGGCAGAAAAACAAAGCAGTCTTTGGGGTAGCCTTTTCAAGTCCCCAGTCTGCCATAAAGTATGAACCTGCGATCTCATGACGTTAGCGCATCCAACATACGTgtaagttaaagggattttctgagctgatcaggaaaaaaaataacatgggcACACCTGATCAGCCCATTGAAGTGGAGAAAACAATCCTGGCTCTTGTGATCCTAGGAGGGCCCTTTGTTACTGTTTATGCTGTGGATCTGAGGGGCTTGTCTGTTCATTGTGCAGGCTGTGTGCAGCCCCTTCCCCAGGCACTGCTCCCAGGTCTGCTGCTTATAACCTCCTGCGCTGAGCTCCATTCACACAATAGAACCGCCAGATGATCGCAGCCGCACATCTCTAACTACCTTCAAGTCTAAACTACAATACAGACACACATCCCATCTCCACCATGATGAGTGTCctgattttttatatatttctttcAGTTCTGATACAGATCAAGGTTCAGGGGAAATGTGGAAGGCTCTTCTGACTTCTTCTTGTCAGGCTTGCAGACAGGCAAATACAATTTTCAAAGGCTTTTTCGGCACTGGCAGTTTTACTGCTGACTTAaattttttattgcatattaTCAATACACAAGCCTTTTTCAACTACAGTGCATCCTGTGTATTGCTGGTATGCAATAACCAATTGAATTGATTAGTAGAACTGCCAGTGCGGAGAATTCCTTTGAAGCTGACAAGACCTGAGACGACCGGTGCCAGCGCTGTCAGCTAAAGCCTTTGGCAGCTGAGAGACGGGCAATGACGCATgcgcggtcctgatgctggaagaGAGGATTGTGTATGTGCGGTCACTGCAGATCAAAGACTACCACGAAACTAGGCAAATCAACAGTGGCATCCCATAGACATGGGTGGGACTACAGTGACATGTTTATGGGACACCACTGATGCTGTGGAAACCCAGAGAAGCAGCACATTTGGGGTATGGTGTGTTATTTGGAGATGTCCTGGAGCCAGGATGAGGGTTAAATTGGGCTAGTCaaaaaaaaacttggaaaacccctttaaaggggttaaaggtgtctTGATTGGTTTAATTTATTTAGCATGAATGTACATATTCTTTCTCCTTTTGTAACCAATAGAGCCATAACCAAAAGATTATTACTAACATTATTGTATTGTGCGCCAACTTATTCAGTGATCCGCTAATAATAATATTGTCCTGAGTCCCAGTTTTGTGAGAGTTTATGCCTCATTTACTCTGAAGAAAGCCAACATGTGATATCGCATTAGGTATTTTGTGGTTTCCATGATAAGAATTATTATATTGAGGTTTTAGTTTCCTCATTTCATAGGGTTTTATGGTGTAATTTCTTGTATACAGGACACCTGACAGATAGTGAGTGTAGTCAGAGACCTTTTTCAAGGAAGGGACCCTTAACTGACCGAAAACGAAGTTCCAGTCGACCTCGGAGAAAAGGAGATGAGTCCCAATCTTCAGGTTATCACAGTGAAGGTCTGACCTACACTTTTACCAGTGGTCCTGCTTGATATCAGTTTTTTCCTTAGTTTTGCCAAATTGTTTTTTAATCTGTGGCTTTTTTCTTCAATTGCTTGTCCGGTATATTAGGTGAAACATTAAAGGAGAAGCAAGCTCCAAGAGCGGGTCTGAAGCTGTCTAGCAGTTCCAGTAGGTTGAGAGACTTTAAAACCACTGTTAGCAATATGATTCACAGTAGACCATCACAAGCCTCACAAACCACGCCAAGCATACATCATGTTGGAAGCGCAGTGGATCAGGCAGAGATCAAGCCACCCTCAAGCTTGGCAGTAAGACCCCGGGACTGGGACATGGAAAATAACAGCAACGAGATGAAGTGTGGGTTATCCGGCAGGTATCGGCCTACCTGGCGCCCAACACGTGAGCCATTAAATGTTGATAGTATCTTCAGAACTGAAAAGCGGAAAAACACAGGATACAGTCCACTCAGCCCCTTCTCAGAAGACTCTGGTAAGGGGATGTCTTTTTGCTCCAGTTGCACTCAATTGTCCTCTTAGCTTTACGTCGTCTTATACTTAGATAACTGCTTGTCATTGTTCCTCCATCAGCAGTAGGCCGTATTAACATGGACAATCTCCTTGTGTGAGTTGCATCCGATTTCGTGCTCCCTGGCACGtcaaagctgcagggtcctttcagatccagatcagctctgttcgtgactgtcactacagggggatgttttcccctgtaaaggcccttttacacacaacgataatctttcaaacgaatgaaagattgaaagatttagtgatgtatttgcataaagtggtaatggccattaacactttatcatcattTGTATGTAAAAAGACCTCTAGGAGGAGTTTGCAGAGTCcagcttgtgtttaaacacacatccagatgtgtaaacagcagccaggacattctattgttctccttgcggctagtgtaaacatgccgcgaggagaacatcctgcagtctattgaaagatgagcgaaatacattcgaATGGAAtacatttgctcagtctttcagtggctgaacaatggattttaagtgaaccaaaatccatccttcaaatgaaaagcgcacgatgcttgtgtttacatgtaacaagtatcgctcattttcggccatttggactatttttgagcgataattattgcacataaaaggaccttaactggggctcctatagatgccctagctacagtgtgaaattcattaaaaaaaaagacaatgtgaatgaccccagaggtcatatgacgtcatgggaaatggatatttgaagaaaaaaaaagtacaaaagtttttaaaaattgcagaataaaattaaaaaaaataaaataaaaatacatagagAAAATGAcctgacaccaaccaaaaccatcgcagTGTTGGCCCTGCAATCATAAAACTACTCAAATTATATAATAAACCATCTGCAAAATAAGAAACACGATCCTGTTaagtgtaaatatacaaattttaaaaatgaactataaatgtaaatatttatttatttttttaaatctttttaccCCTGGAAAAATTAAAGTGAGAAAAAACAGATATAATTAAAATAGCCCTGTATGTtgcagggggaaaaaataaacaaaaataattttggtagctgaagaaaaaaagctaGGGCTGTAAAATCCCCCCAaaaggtgtctggtccttttaGGACTAGAACCCCCCCCttgtccttaaggcctcatgtccacgggcaaaagaagaattaaaatccgcagcggattttaactcttctcctgcccgcggatccgcaccccatagggatgcattgaccacccgcgggtagataaatacccgcggatggtcaataaaagtgattttttttttttaaaatggagcatgaaaaaatctggaccatgctccattttcgtgcgggtctcccgcggggacggctcccgcaggcttctattgaagcctatggaagacgtccggatccgcgggagacaaaaatcggaatttactcacccgctccggttcttcccttcgccgcggctccatcttctctccgtcgcggacggatcttttttcttcgggccggcgcatgcgcggggcacgtcaccgatgtcatcctgcgcatccaccgggccgaagagagaagatgacgccgtggCGAAGGAAGGAttcggagcgggcgagaggtaagtttattcttattttcagccctcatgtccgcggggcaggagggacccgctacggattctccatggagagtccgtagcgggcctgattttcccccgtggacatgaggcctaagggaataAAGGATTTTTTCACAGTGCTGATGAGAAAAATTATAAATGGTGGTGCTATTAAACATCTGACATTGGCTCCTACCTAGCTCTGTCATATTGGTGACCGACTCTCTTCTAGTATTCCTATAAAGATTAGGTTTTACCGTGTGTATCCGAAGGCCTtgtcatgttttttgttttttttgtccaaTTTAGCTTAAATGTGTGTCAGCATTAGTGGCTATAAATACTGCATCTTGCAGCGTCATGTCAGTTGGGTTAAACTCCACTTATTTAATAGTAGTACTACTGAGATGGGCTTGCTGGGATCTCCATAGAGATCATGGCCCTGGATTAGGTAAAGACCAAGTAGGCTGCCTGATGGCTATACTGTTGTGGCATGGTTTCCCTTGCCTTCATATCAATGGTTGTGAGATCTGACATCCCATCCTTGTAATGTTACGTCCATTTATCCAGCGCACATGTAAAGCTGCAAGTTGGCTTTATAGATGGACCTATAGATGCATGTTAGTCAAGAGACTTACGACTCTTCATAACCATAAAGCGCGTCTCCAGAGGATTTATAGAGTTAACTATGATTAAAGTAATGTAAAATGTCACGAGGAAACCAATTTTTATCTCTTTTATAAAAGCCAAGGAGCTTTCTGTCAATGATCGGAGGGAAACGGCCATTCCTGATACAAAGGAGAAGCATCCGTGCGTGAAATATAGGAGTTGGGGTGTCGGCCGTGGTACCCCACCTCACCTGGTGGATCAGCAGCAGCCCCGTCTTATCCAGAGGATGGAGTCTGGCTATGAAAGTAGTGAACGGAACAGCAATAGTCCCATCAGCATGGACTTGCCTTTATCAGAGAATTGCAGTGCTTTTCGGTAAATACTGTCTTTATGATTATTACTTGAGCAGATCTGTTACATAGTAGAACGTTTCAAGGTAAAACATTAAACAACCACATACGTACAAAATAAAACCCGCAATTATAATGCACAAATACACCGCATGAGCTGATTATATGAGGGGATTCCCAGTGCTAACACACTCGTCACTGTGCAAAgcattttttgtcattttttttcccccttatgtATGCTCAGGCCGTGCACCCCAAGCCCATATTTTTGTATGTGCCCCTAATTTTCAGTGTCTCTCTGCAGCTGTGCGCTATGTAATATAGTTTCTCAGTTAGCCTTGGGTTTCCCCCTCCCCCAATGGGGTTATCCCTCCACACCCCCCTCCAATGGCGCAGAACACCAACACTCGGTCTTATATTTCTGCCGTAAATTTTTGTGGCGGATCCACATTGGTAGACAGTGACTTGGATCtgccacacacaaaaaaaaatcctgtgaGCATGCCCGTGGGGTCGCCCAGACACGTCGCATTAGTATGCCACAAAATGATGTCTCTATGTGTAGACAACACCTGCTTGCGCAGTACAGTATTACCTTCCTATCGTCTTATTTTACGGTGTTATTCTGATTTTCTTTCAGGGAATATCACTCAAGGAAAAGTCCTGGTACGGCCCCAGCTCCTACCTGGCGAAACATCCCAAAGTCTCAGAGCAGCAGTGCGTTAGATATGGCAGATTCGGCCTCCAGTGTCTGGGTGAAGGTCCATCCCTCTCATGTTGGTGAGCTAGTCTTGCATCACTGCCTGACTTCCTGTCTATCCTATGTGAAGCCGCTCTATTTCAGTTTTTGCCCTATCTGGTTCATTTTCAATTAATCCAGGTTTGACATGACAAAACTGTGTTTATTGATGTAGACCGGTCTGTGGTTGCTCAGCCTTTGTCTTATAATTGTAGCAGCAGAAAGTCCAGGACCCTTGAAGAGTGAATTGGATGAACTTCAAGAGGAAGTTGCAAGAAGAGCGAGGGAGCAGGAGATACGCTGGAAGCGTGAAAAAGAGATTGAGGCAGCCATGGGGTTCAACCCACGGCCTCGGCGGTTCTTGGATTTAGATGAGCTACAGAGCCAGGGTACacttcagtattttttttttcaaacttctatATTTCTTTTGCACTTTTTAGGAATTTGTTTCCGAGTGgttgtggaattttttttattttgtcttgtTCACTCAGAGCGCTTAACctccccacctccattcagagtaaacagacaATTGTTCATAggtgaacgactgcctatttaaATGGGCCGACAGTCGCtaagtgagctaaaaaccaagcgacttctCACTGACTTGTCCAATCGAGTCCTGTGATTACATGAGACAACAGTCACCTGTTATTGCTCTTTTGAGCTTTTATTCAGGCGACCATCTGCTTGTGTGAAAGTATCTTTACAGAGGAGACTGGGTACTGACCGCTTACTCTCGCTGCTTATCCCCGCTAGCTCCCCCTCTACACTGTAGGGCCTGAAGTGACAGCTGTAAGCTTAGTACATGCAGCTCCTACTCCTGCTGTATTCTTGCCTACAATGGGGCTACAGCTGTGGTTTTGGTCTTGTTTGATAGCCAAGACTCTGCTTTCAAACAAGACACAGTGTTGGTATTTTTGGCAGCATTGCACAACGAAATTTTAAGACTCAGTTTGTGAGAATTATCAGTGTCTCTTCTTTCACTACACCAACTTCACAAACGaacacccttttttttctatcAATACAATCAAAGTAGttataaaaaaaatctcaagcgccgcaaaaaaagaaaaaattaaagtaAATGGATGAGTGAAACCTACTAACAGGAGGCTAACACATTTTGCTTACTAACTCTCCACCACTGTGTGAAATATATTCGGAACATGTTAATTCTCAGCAAATATGTAGTGGATCTTAGCCAAGAGACCCAATATTATGAGGATAGAAGTCTGATTTTGTTATATGCCGGTGTACAACACTTTCTACAAAAAATACCAATGATAGAAAACCTCACACATCACCCATTTAATATTCCGCTTTTGGAAACTGTTCCATCTTGAAATATGGTACATGACAACCTTGTTCCCCCTTCAAGTTTATTTGCCCTAGATGAAGCCGGTCTTCTGAGATACGGGCAGGGGATGTT is a window of Eleutherodactylus coqui strain aEleCoq1 chromosome 4, aEleCoq1.hap1, whole genome shotgun sequence DNA encoding:
- the USP54 gene encoding inactive ubiquitin carboxyl-terminal hydrolase 54 isoform X5 — encoded protein: MMSWKRNYFSTGRGGVQEMFTPRNSISIAPSKGLINEPGQNSCFLNSALQVLWHLDIFRRSFRQLTTHKCMGDSCIFCALKGIFNQFQCSSEKVLPSDALRSALAKTFQDEQRFQLGIMDDAAECFENLLIRLHIHIADESKEDICTAQHCISHQKFAMTLFEQCVCTSCGATSDPLPFIQMVHYISTTALCNQAICMLERREKPTPDMFGELLQKASTMGDLRNCPSNCGEKIRIRRVLMNAPQIITIGLVWDSDHSDLAEDVIHSLGTCLKLGDLFYRVTDDRAKHSELYLVGMICYYGKHYSTFFFQTKIRKWMYFDDAHVKEIGPKWKDVVTKCIKGHYQPLLLLYADPRGTPVSVPDVLSQMDIRQYSRTCYDSEDSGREPSISSDTRTDSSTDSYHYKHSHHESVVSHFSSDSQGTVIYNLENDAASQSSRDTGHLTDSECSQRPFSRKGPLTDRKRSSSRPRRKGDESQSSGYHSEGETLKEKQAPRAGLKLSSSSSRLRDFKTTVSNMIHSRPSQASQTTPSIHHVGSAVDQAEIKPPSSLAVRPRDWDMENNSNEMKCGLSGRYRPTWRPTREPLNVDSIFRTEKRKNTGYSPLSPFSEDSAKELSVNDRRETAIPDTKEKHPCVKYRSWGVGRGTPPHLVDQQQPRLIQRMESGYESSERNSNSPISMDLPLSENCSAFREYHSRKSPGTAPAPTWRNIPKSQSSSALDMADSASSVWVKVHPSHVAAESPGPLKSELDELQEEVARRAREQEIRWKREKEIEAAMGFNPRPRRFLDLDELQSQGRNDSFERSIQEADSVFEQSLRMEQKGDYTTALALCNEAILTRLSRTKFQ
- the USP54 gene encoding inactive ubiquitin carboxyl-terminal hydrolase 54 isoform X6, whose protein sequence is MMSWKRNYFSTGRGGVQEMFTPRNSISIAPSKGLINEPGQNSCFLNSALQVLWHLDIFRRSFRQLTTHKCMGDSCIFCALKGIFNQFQCSSEKVLPSDALRSALAKTFQDEQRFQLGIMDDAAECFENLLIRLHIHIADESKEDICTAQHCISHQKFAMTLFEQCVCTSCGATSDPLPFIQMVHYISTTALCNQAICMLERREKPTPDMFGELLQKASTMGDLRNCPSNCGEKIRIRRVLMNAPQIITIGLVWDSDHSDLAEDVIHSLGTCLKLGDLFYRVTDDRAKHSELYLVGMICYYGKHYSTFFFQTKIRKWMYFDDAHVKEIGPKWKDVVTKCIKGHYQPLLLLYADPRGTPVSVPDVLSQMDIRQYSRTCYDSEDSGREPSISSDTRTDSSTDSYHYKHSHHESVVSHFSSDSQGTVIYNLENDAASQSSRDTGHLTDSECSQRPFSRKGPLTDRKRSSSRPRRKGDESQSSGYHSEGETLKEKQAPRAGLKLSSSSSRLRDFKTTVSNMIHSRPSQASQTTPSIHHVGSAVDQAEIKPPSSLAVRPRDWDMENNSNEMKCGLSGRYRPTWRPTREPLNVDSIFRTEKRKNTGYSPLSPFSEDSAKELSVNDRRETAIPDTKEKHPCVKYRSWGVGRGTPPHLVDQQQPRLIQRMESGYESSERNSNSPISMDLPLSENCSAFREYHSRKSPGTAPAPTWRNIPKSQSSSALDMADSASSVWVKVHPSHVAAESPGPLKSELDELQEEVARRAREQEIRWKREKEIEAAMGFNPRPRRFLDLDELQSQVTRLSRTKFQ